The following are from one region of the Methanospirillum hungatei genome:
- a CDS encoding formylmethanofuran dehydrogenase subunit B has product MPKVIENVGCPYCGCSCDDVRVTVSDDGKDILEVENVCAIGTEIFKHGCSKDRIKLPRLRQPDGSMKEISYDEAIEWTARHLIKAKKPLMYGFGSTNCEGQAAAARVMEISGGMLDNCATICHGPSFLAIFDNGYPTCTLGEVKNRADVIVYWGSNPAHAHPRHMSRYSIFPRGFFTGKGQKKRTVIVIDPRFTDTANVADYHLQVKQGHDYELFNAFRMVVNGHGDDLPDEVAGIKKETILEVAEIMKNARFGTTFFGMGLTHSDGRNHNIDIAISLTRDLNKVSKWTIMAMRGHYNIAGPGVVWSWTFGFPYCLDLTKQNHAHMNPGETSSVDMAMRDEVDMFINIGTDAGAHFPYPAVKQLKKHPWVTIDPSINMASEISDLHIPVCICGVDVGGIVYRMDNVPIQFRKVIEPPEGVMDDETLLNKIADRMEELIAKGEA; this is encoded by the coding sequence ATGCCGAAAGTAATCGAGAATGTCGGGTGTCCATATTGTGGCTGCTCGTGTGATGATGTCAGGGTGACGGTTTCTGATGATGGAAAGGATATCCTTGAAGTAGAAAATGTCTGTGCAATCGGGACTGAGATTTTCAAACATGGATGTTCAAAGGATAGAATCAAACTCCCCAGACTACGCCAGCCAGATGGCTCAATGAAAGAGATCTCCTACGATGAAGCCATAGAATGGACTGCACGGCATCTTATCAAGGCAAAAAAGCCCCTTATGTATGGTTTTGGCTCAACCAATTGTGAAGGACAGGCAGCAGCTGCACGAGTTATGGAAATTTCCGGTGGTATGCTTGATAACTGTGCAACTATCTGTCATGGTCCGTCCTTCCTTGCCATATTTGATAACGGGTACCCGACCTGTACCTTAGGAGAAGTGAAAAACCGTGCGGATGTAATCGTATACTGGGGTTCAAACCCGGCTCATGCACATCCCCGCCACATGTCACGATATTCTATCTTCCCTCGTGGGTTCTTCACTGGAAAAGGGCAGAAGAAGAGAACGGTCATTGTTATTGATCCCCGGTTCACAGACACTGCAAACGTGGCTGATTATCACCTGCAGGTTAAGCAGGGTCATGATTACGAACTCTTCAATGCATTCCGAATGGTCGTGAATGGCCATGGAGATGACCTTCCTGATGAGGTTGCCGGAATCAAGAAAGAGACTATCCTTGAAGTAGCAGAAATCATGAAGAATGCCCGGTTTGGAACAACATTCTTCGGTATGGGCCTGACACACTCTGATGGGAGAAATCACAATATCGATATTGCCATTTCGTTAACCCGTGACCTGAACAAGGTTTCAAAGTGGACGATCATGGCAATGCGGGGTCACTACAACATCGCCGGACCTGGTGTTGTCTGGTCATGGACCTTTGGATTCCCCTATTGTCTTGACCTTACCAAGCAGAACCATGCTCACATGAACCCTGGTGAGACCAGCTCGGTTGACATGGCAATGCGTGACGAAGTGGACATGTTCATAAATATCGGTACCGATGCAGGGGCACACTTCCCATATCCAGCAGTGAAACAGCTCAAGAAACACCCTTGGGTTACTATTGACCCGAGTATCAACATGGCATCCGAGATCTCTGACCTTCATATCCCGGTCTGTATCTGTGGTGTGGATGTAGGTGGTATCGTCTATCGTATGGATAACGTGCCGATCCAGTTCAGGAAAGTTATTGAACCTCCGGAAGGAGTTATGGATGACGAGACTCTTCTGAACAAGATTGCTGATCGGATGGAAGAACTCATTGCAAAGGGTGAGGCCTGA
- a CDS encoding molybdopterin dinucleotide binding domain-containing protein, whose product MTAKKTLNMITQRAIEEGIAMEIGKTSRQYFDACSIIEMNIQDMKELGIMKNTNVRVKSESGEVVVKAVAGRQTCYPGLCHIRQGVWANQVVPPRTQSTGAPQYSGFPVTVEPAPDEKLKSALELVQGSFGLWKGDQ is encoded by the coding sequence ATGACAGCAAAAAAAACGTTAAACATGATAACCCAGCGGGCAATAGAAGAAGGTATTGCTATGGAGATAGGAAAAACCTCCAGACAATACTTCGACGCCTGCAGCATCATCGAGATGAATATTCAGGACATGAAAGAACTTGGTATCATGAAAAATACCAATGTCCGTGTGAAGAGTGAATCCGGTGAAGTTGTTGTAAAAGCTGTAGCGGGCCGCCAGACCTGTTACCCCGGTCTCTGTCATATCAGACAGGGGGTATGGGCAAATCAGGTGGTCCCTCCACGAACACAGTCAACCGGAGCACCCCAATATAGTGGATTTCCTGTCACTGTTGAGCCAGCACCTGACGAAAAATTAAAATCAGCACTTGAACTGGTCCAAGGATCGTTTGGACTTTGGAAGGGTGATCAATAA